A section of the Phaseolus vulgaris cultivar G19833 chromosome 8, P. vulgaris v2.0, whole genome shotgun sequence genome encodes:
- the LOC137825357 gene encoding pentatricopeptide repeat-containing protein At5g14770, mitochondrial-like: MLETFKFSSNVSRVTLLRLKIPFFPLCTAAPGSNLNDNECESSDSETEWERLLKPFDLKQLRRSLTPISPFQLCKLLVLPLDIPTSMELFQRAGAQKGYCHTFDAYYLLIDKLGAVGDFKVVENLLKQMKDEGVVFKESLFILIMKYYGKAGLPGQATRLLLDMWGVYSCDPTFKSYNVVLQILVDGNCPRVAPNVFYDMLSRGVSPTVHTFAVVMKALCMVNEVDSACSLLRDMAKHGCVPNSVIYQTLIHALCENNRVSEAMRLLEDMFLMCCEPDVQTFNDVIHGLCRAGRIHEAAKLLDRMLLRGFSADARTYGYLMHGLCRMGQVDEARSLLNKIPSPNTVLYNTLINGYVSSGRFEEAKGLLYNSMVTAGYEPDAYTFNIMIDGLCKQGYLVSALGFLSDVVAKGFEPNVITYTILINGFCKQGRLEEVTGIVNSMSAKGLSLTTVGYNCLICALSKDGKIEEALQLFHEMSSKGCKPDIYTFNSLIHGLCRNDKMEHALSLYHDMFLEGVIANTVTYNTLISAFLMRDSVQQAFKLVDEMLFRGCPLDSITYNGLIKVLCKTGSVEKGLGLFEEMLGRGIFPTIITCNILISALCRTGKVNDALKFLRDMIHRGLTPNIVSYNCLINGLCKMGHIQEALNIFNRLQGEGICPDDITYNTLISRHCHEEMFNDACLLLYRGVDNGFIPNEITWSILINYFVKKIPRGERFSKNYMVEFGASSPCKTKPSQLILKTLKSRTHVSRDTLLLLVVVDFEMNRALLPKHVAAVVKAQKDPLKALEMFKSAKKESGFKHTLLTYKCMVQKLGHHGEFEEMEKVLSEMREYVNNALLEGAYIEAMKHYGRKGKVQEAVDTFERMDFYSCDPSVHSYNSIMNILVEYGYHDQAHKVYMRMRDRRVESDVYTYTVRIKSFCRTSRPHAALRLLRNMPELGCDSNPVAYCTVVAGLYDFGDHEDARVLFDEMLARCLCPDVVTFNKLVHVLCKKGIVSESEKLLGKVLKRGVCPNLFTFNIFVQGLCREGALDGAVRLLDSVLREGLSLDVVTYNILICGLCRNSWVVEAEDYLRKMVNDGLEPDGFTYNSIIDGYCKKGMVQCANRVLKDAIFKGFKPDEFTYCSLINGFCRDGDPDQAMAVFKDGLRKGLRPSIVVYNTLIKGLSQQGLILPALQLMNEMAENGCQPNIWTYNLVINGLCKMGCVSDANHLVDDAIAKGCVPDMFTYNTLIDGYCKQMKLESATVVVNRMWSLGMTPDVITYNTLLNGLCKAGKSEEVMEIFKAMEEKGCAPNIVTYNIIIESLCKTKKVIEAVDLLGEIKSKGLKSDVVSFGTLITGFCKIGDLDGAYRLFRRMEKQYDVCHTTATYNIIISAFSEQLNMNMAMKLFSKMKGNGCDPDNYTYRVFIDGFCKIGNISQGFKFLLENIEKGFIPSLTTFGRVLNCLCAKDKVPEAVSIIHCMIRKGIVPNTVNTIFEADKKVVAAPKILVEVLLKKGHITYHTYELLYDGIRDKKILKKRLPTVTSLHRGTRLPAVD, translated from the exons ATGTTGGAAACATTCAAATTCTCTTCCAATGTGAGTAGGGTCACGTTACTTCGCTTAAAAATCCCTTTTTTTCCACTTTGCACAGCTGCCCCGGGCAGCAATTTGAATGATAATGAATGTGAGAGTAGTGACAGTGAGACAGAGTGGGAGAGATTGCTCAAACCTTTTGACCTCAAACAGCTTAGAAGGTCACTGACCCCAATTAGCCCTTTTCAGCTTTGTAAATTGCTGGTGCTTCCTCTTGACATTCCCACTTCAATGGAACTGTTTCAAAGGGCTGGTGCCCAAAAGGGGTATTGCCACACCTTTGATGCCTACTATCTCTTAATTGATAAGCTTGGGGCTGTTGGGGACTTCAAAGTTGTTGAAAACTTGTTGAAGCAAATGAAAGATGAAGGAGTAGTGTTTAAGGAATCACtctttattttgattatgaAGTATTATGGGAAGGCAGGGTTGCCTGGCCAGGCAACTAGGCTTTTGTTGGACATGTGGGGTGTTTATTCATGTGACCCCACTTTTAAGTCCTACAATGTTGTGTTGCAGATTCTGGTTGATGGGAATTGTCCCAGGGTGGCACCTAATGTTTTCTATGACATGTTGAGTAGAGGTGTTTCTCCTACCGTGCATACCTTTGCTGTGGTCATGAAAGCCTTGTGTATGGTTAATGAAGTTGATTCGGCTTGCTCCCTTCTCAGGGACATGGCCAAGCACGGGTGTGTTCCAAATTCGGTCATTTACCAGACCCTGATTCATGCTCTTTGTGAAAACAATAGAGTGAGTGAGGCGATGCGGCTTTTGGAGGACATGTTTCTGATGTGCTGTGAGCCTGATGTTCAGACCTTCAATGATGTCATCCATGGCCTCTGCAGGGCCGGTCGGATTCATGAGGCAGCGAAGTTGCTTGATCGAATGCTCCTTCGAGGTTTCAGTGCCGATGCTCGGACTTATGGATATTTAATGCATGGGTTGTGCAGAATGGGGCAAGTTGATGAAGCAAGGAGCTTACTGAATAAAATTCCCAGTCCCAATACTGTGCTCTATAATACGTTAATCAATGGATATGTTTCTAGTGGAAGGTTCGAAGAAGCCAAGGGTCTTCTATACAATAGCATGGTAACTGCGGGTTATGAACCTGATGCCTACACGTTTAACATAATGATCGATGGACTTTGCAAGCAAGGGTATTTGGTTTCTGCCCTTGGATTTTTATCTGATGTGGTAGCAAAAGGCTTTGAGCCCAATGTGATCACGTACACCATATTGATAAATGGTTTCTGCAAGCAAGGCAGATTAGAGGAAGTGACTGGAATTGTAAATAGCATGTCAGCCAAGGGTCTGAGTCTGACTACAGTGGGGTACAATTGCTTGATCTGTGCACTGTCCAAGGATGGGAAGATTGAAGAAGCTTTACAACTGTTTCACGAAATGTCAAGCAAAGGATGTAAACCTGATATTTATACATTTAATTCTTTAATACATGGACTGTGCAGGAATGATAAGATGGAACATGCCTTGAGTTTGTATCATGACATGTTCTTGGAGGGTGTCATTGCTAACACTGTAACGTACAATACGCTGATTAGTGCATTTCTTATGAGAGATTCAGTTCAACAAGCATTTAAGCTTGTCGATGAAATGTTATTTAGAGGGTGTCCTCTAGACAGTATTACGTATAATGGCCTTATTAAAGTTCTCTGTAAAACTGGGTCAGTTGAAAAGGGATTGGGATTGTTTGAAGAAATGCTTGGGAGAGGGATTTTTCCAACCATTATAACTTGCAATATTCTGATCAGTGCCTTGTGTAGAACTGGAAAAGTAAATGACGCTCTAAAATTTCTTCGGGATATGATTCATCGTGGTTTGACACCAAATATAGTCAGTTATAACTGCCTGATCAATGGTCTTTGCAAGATGGGTCATATTCAAGAGGCACTGAACATTTTTAACAGGTTACAAGGTGAAGGAATTTGTCCTGATGATATTACATATAACACACTGATCAGTAGACACTGTCATGAGGAGATGTTTAATGATGCCTGTCTGCTTTTATATAGGGGCGTAGATAATGGGTTCATTCCCAATGAAATCACTTGGTCAATACTGATAaactattttgtaaaaaaaataccaaGGGGAGAAAGATTTTCTAAGAATTACATGGTGGAATTCGGAGCTTCTTCTCCT TGTAAAACCAAACCCTCTCAATTGATATTGAAAACATTGAAATCCCGAACCCATGTGAGCAGAGACACGCTTCTTCTTCTGGTTGTTGTTGATTTTGAGATGAATCGTGCACTGCTTCCGAAGCACGTTGCTGCGGTGGTGAAAGCACAAAAGGATCCTCTGAAAGCGCTGGAAATGTTCAAATCGGCGAAAAAGGAGTCGGGCTTCAAGCACACGCTGCTAACATACAAGTGCATGGTCCAGAAGCTGGGCCATCACGGCGAGTTCGAGGAGATGGAGAAGGTGCTTTCGGAGATGAGAGAGTACGTCAACAATGCGCTTCTGGAAGGCGCGTACATCGAGGCCATGAAACACTACGGTAGGAAGGGGAAGGTTCAGGAAGCTGTTGACACCTTCGAACGCATGGACTTCTACAGCTGTGACCCCTCCGTTCACTCCTACAACTCCATCATGAACATTCTGGTCGAGTACGGCTACCATGACCAAGCCCACAAAGTGTACATGAGGATGAGAGACAGAAGGGTGGAATCTGATGTGTACACCTATACCGTAAGGATCAAGTCCTTCTGCAGAACTTCCAGGCCTCATGCTGCTCTTAGACTCCTTCGTAACATGCCTGAACTTGGGTGTGATTCCAATCCTGTCGCCTATTGCACTGTCGTTGCTGGGCTGTATGATTTTGGTGACCATGAAGATGCGCGTGTTCTGTTTGATGAAATGCTTGCGCGGTGTTTGTGTCCCGATGTTGTCACGTTTAATAAGCTTGTGCATGTGCTGTGCAAAAAGGGTATTGTTTCTGAAAGTGAGAAGCTTCTCGGCAAGGTTTTGAAGAGGGGGGTTTGTCCCAATTTGTTCacctttaatatttttgttcaagGGCTTTGTAGGGAAGGTGCTCTTGACGGTGCTGTTAGGTTGTTGGATAGTGTGTTGCGGGAGGGATTGAGTCTTGATGTCGTCACTTATAATATATTGATATGTGGTCTGTGTAGGAATTCGTGGGTTGTTGAGGCTGAGGATTACTTGCGGAAAATGGTGAATGATGGATTGGAGCCTGATGGTTTTACCTATAATAGTATTATTGATGGATACTGCAAGAAGGGGATGGTGCAATGTGCGAATAGGGTACTGAAGGATGCAATTTTTAAGGGTTTTAAACCTGATGAGTTTACTTATTGTTCCTTAATTAATGGGTTTTGCCGGGATGGTGACCCTGATCAAGCTATGGCGGTCTTTAAGGATGGACTCAGAAAAGGTTTGAGGCCGAGCATTGTTGTATACAATACCTTGATTAAAGGGTTGTCTCAGCAGGGTCTTATTTTGCCAGCTTTGCAATTGATGAATGAGATGGCTGAAAATGGTTGTCAACCCAATATATGGACttataatttagttataaatGGCTTGTGCAAAATGGGTTGTGTGTCTGATGCTAATCATCTTGTAGATGATGCTATTGCCAAAGGGTGCGTACCGGACATGTTTACGTATAATACTTTGATTGATGGCTATTGTAAACAGATGAAGTTAGAAAGTGCAACTGTGGTAGTAAATAGAATGTGGAGTCTGGGTATGACTCCCGATGTTATCACATACAACACTTTGCTGAATGGGCTTTGCAAGGCTGGAAAATCTGAAGAAGTAATGGAGATTTTCAAGGCAATGGAGGAGAAGGGATGTGCTCCAAATATAGTTACGTACAACATTATTATAGAGAGCCTTTGTAAAACTAAGAAAGTTATTGAAGCTGTAGATTTGCTTGGGGAAATAAAAAGCAAGGGTTTGAAATCTGATGTTGTTAGTTTTGGCACATTGATCACTGGGTTCTGTAAGATTGGGGATCTTGATGGTGCTTACCGGTTATTTAGAAGGATGGAAAAACAATATGATGTTTGTCATACAACAGCAACATATAACATCATAATCAGTGCATTTTCTGAACAACTCAATATGAATATGGCCATGAAACTCTTTTCTAAGATGAAGGGCAATGGCTGTGACCCAGACAACTACACTTATCGGGTTTTCATAGATGGCTTTTGCAAAATAGGAAATATTTCTCAAGGATTCAAGTTTCTTTTGGAAAATATAGAAAAGGGGTTTATACCATCATTGACAACATTTGGACGGGTTTTAAATTGTCTGTGTGCAAAGGACAAGGTTCCAGAAGCAGTTAGTATCATCCACTGTATGATACGAAAGGGCATCGTTCCAAACACTGTAAATACAATTTTTGAAGCTGATAAAAAGGTGGTAGCAGCGCCTAAGATACTTGTAGAAGTTTTGTTGAAAAAGGGTCACATAACTTATCACACTTACGAACTACTATATGATGGTATTAGAGATAAAAAGATACTCAAGAAAAGGCTCCCAACTGTGACTTCTCTTCATCGAGGGACCAGGTTACCAGCTGTTGATTAG
- the LOC137826034 gene encoding auxin response factor 6-like isoform X2 yields the protein MKLSSSGFNQPGEEEGEKKCLNSELWHACAGPLVSLPPVGSRVVYFPQGHSEQVAASTNREVDAHIPNYPNLPPQLICQLHNVTMHADAETDEVYAQITLQPLNPQEQKEVYLMPAELGSPNKQPTNYFCKTLTASDTSTHGGFSVPRRAAEKVFPPLDYSQQPPAQELIARDLHDNEWKFRHIFRGQPKRHLLTTGWSVFVSAKRLVAGDSVLFIWNEKNQLLLGIRRANRPQTIMPSSVLSSDSMHIGLLAAAAHAAATNSRFTIFYNPRASPSEFVIPLAKYVKAVYHTRVSVGMRFRMLFETEESSVRRYMGTITGISDLDPVRWSNSHWRSVKVGWDESTAGERQPRVSLWEIEPLTTFPMYPSPFPLRLRRPWPTGLPSLYGLKDGDMGLGSPFMWLQGGLGDQGMQSLNFQGLGVAPWMQPKLDSSIPGLQPELYQAMTSAAFQEMRTMDPSKSSQSLLQFQQTSNVPSAHTSEVHRQVLPQSQPQSTLLQNFQENQVPPQSQLLQQQLHRYHPYSDQRQQQQLKNLPVQQQLPNIISPLSNFASGTQSQSPPMQALATHCQQQSFPEPIRNHISGSDVSPIQSLLGSFSQDGTSQLLNLNGSNSIISSASILPKQMTVESQLPSAAPQCVLPQVENLGTSQSNVSELAALPPFPGREHSAYHGAADPQSNLLFGINIDPSSLMLQNGMSNLRNMGNVNDSLSLPFSASNCGGATGTDFPLSSNMTTSSCMDESGFLQSSENVDQANTPTGTFVKVHKSGSFGRSLDISKFSSYDELRSELARMFGLEGQLEDPKTQRSGWQLVFVDRENDVLLLGDDPWQEFVNNVWYIKILSPLEVQQMGKGVSPSTSAPGHKLSTSGNSCDNYVNQQELRSSRNGMASMGSFHY from the exons ATGAAGCTTTCTTCTTCTGGATTTAATCAACCGGGGGAGGAAGAAG GGGAGAAAAAATGTTTGAATTCTGAGCTTTGGCATGCATGTGCTGGTCCTCTGGTTTCTCTGCCTCCTGTTGGAAGTCGTGTAGtctactttccccaaggtcacaGTGAGCAG GTTGCTGCTTCAACCAACAGGGAAGTAGATGCACATATTCCTAATTACCCTAACTTGCCACCGCAACTTATCTGTCAGCTTCACAATGTAACAATGCAT GCGGATGCTGAAACAGATGAAGTATATGCACAAATCACTCTGCAACCTCTAAATCCA CAAGAGCAAAAGGAGGTGTATCTTATGCCTGCTGAATTGGGCTCTCCCAACAAGCAACCAACCAACTACTTCTGCAAAACATTAACTGCAAGTGATACCAGCACTCATGGAGGATTTTCTGTTCCTCGAAGAGCAGCTGAAAAAGTCTTCCCTCCTCTT GATTACTCACAGCAACCTCCTGCTCAAGAACTAATTGCCAGAGATCTTCATGATAATGAATGGAAGTTTAGACACATATTTCgag gtcagcccaaaaggcatcttCTCACTACTGGTTGGAGTGTCTTTGTCAGTGCCAAGAGGCTTGTTGCCGGTGATTCAGTCCTTTTCATCTG gaatgaaaaaaatcaattacTTTTGGGCATAAGGCGGGCAAATCGTCCACAGACTATAATGCCATCATCAGTTCTGTCAAGTGATAGCATGCACATTGGTCTTCTTGCTGCTGCAGCTCATGCAGCTGCTACAAACAGTCGCTTTACTATATTCTATAATCCAAG GGCAAGCCCATCTGAATTTGTCATTCCTTTGGCCAAGTATGTTAAAGCAGTGTATCATACACGAGTTTCTGTTGGCATGCGATTTAGGATGCTGTTTGAGACAGAAGAATCAAGTGTTCGTCG ATACATGGGTACCATAACTGGTATTAGTGATTTAGATCCGGTCCGCTGGTCAAATTCACACTGGCGTTCTGTGAAG GTTGGCTGGGATGAGTCCACTGCAGGGGAGAGGCAGCCAAGAGTTTCCTTGTGGGAGATTGAACCTTTGACAACATTCCCAATGTATCCATCTCCATTCCCCTTAAGGCTGAGGCGTCCTTGGCCAACGGGCCTACCTTCTTTGTATG GTCTTAAGGATGGAGACATGGGACTTGGTTCTCCATTCATGTGGCTCCAAGGTGGACTTGGGGATCAAGGAATGCAATCTTTAAACTTCCAGGGGCTGGGTGTTGCACCGTGGATGCAACCTAAACTTGACTCTTCTATACCAGGTCTCCAACCAGAGTTATACCAAGCAATGACTTCTGCTGCATTCCAGGAAATGAGGACAATGGATCCTTCAAAATCTTCCCAATCTCTGTTGCAGTTTCAGCAGACTTCAAATGTTCCCAGTGCTCATACCTCTGAGGTACATAGGCAAGTATTACCACAGTCTCAGCCTCAAAGCACCCTTCTACAAAATTTTCAAGAAAACCAAGTGCCTCCTCAGTCACAACTTCTGCAACAGCAGTTGCATCGTTACCACCCATATAGTGATCAGCGGCAACAGCAGCAACTTAAAAATTTGCCTGTTCAGCAGCAGTTACCAAACATCATCTCTCCTTTGTCTAATTTTGCATCAGGTACCCAGTCTCAATCTCCTCCCATGCAAGCTCTTGCTACACATTGCCAGCAGCAGAGTTTTCCTGAACCTATCAGGAATCATATTTCTGGTTCTGATGTTTCCCCTATCCAGAGTCTACTAGGTTCGTTCTCCCAGGATGGAACATCCCAGTTACTTAACTTGAATGGATCCAATTCCATTATATCTTCTGCATCCATCCTACCCAAGCAAATGACAGTTGAATCTCAGCTTCCGTCTGCTGCTCCTCAATGCGTGTTGCCTCAGGTGGAGAACTTGGGAACATCACAATCAAATGTGTCTGAACTTGCTGCTTTGCCTCCATTTCCTGGAAGAGAACATTCTGCATATCATGGTGCTGCTGATCCTCAGAGCAATCTGTTATTTGGAATTAACATTGATCCCTCTTCTCTTATGCTGCAAAATGGCATGTCAAACCTGAGAAATATGGGCAATGTGAATGATTCATTATCATTGCCATTTTCTGCTTCAAATTGTGGAGGTGCTACAGGCACCGATTTCCCCTTAAGTTCAAACATGACAACATCGAGTTGTATGGATGAATCAggcttcttgcagtcttctgaAAATGTAGACCAAGCAAACACACCAACTGGAACCTTTGTTAAG GTTCACAAGTCAGGGTCCTTTGGCAGGTCACTGGACATTTCTAAGTTCAGCAGCTATGATGAGCTGCGTAGTGAGCTTGCTCGCATGTTTGGCCTTGAAGGCCAACTAGAGGACCCTAAGACTCAGAGATCAGGCTGGCAGCTTGTATTTGTAGACCGGGAGAATGATGTTCTTCTTCTTGGTGATGATCCTTGGCA GGAGTTTGTGAACAATGTGTGGTACATAAAAATACTATCTCCACTGGAAGTGCAGCAAATGGGCAAAGGTGTTAGTCCTTCTACTTCTGCCCCAGGTCACAAACTTTCTACCTCTGGCAACTCTTGTGATAATTATGTGAATCAACAAGAGTTGAGAAGTTCCAGAAATGGTATGGCATCAATGGGGTCTTTTCACTACTAG
- the LOC137826034 gene encoding auxin response factor 6-like isoform X1: protein MKLSSSGFNQPGEEEGEKKCLNSELWHACAGPLVSLPPVGSRVVYFPQGHSEQVAASTNREVDAHIPNYPNLPPQLICQLHNVTMHADAETDEVYAQITLQPLNPQEQKEVYLMPAELGSPNKQPTNYFCKTLTASDTSTHGGFSVPRRAAEKVFPPLDYSQQPPAQELIARDLHDNEWKFRHIFRGQPKRHLLTTGWSVFVSAKRLVAGDSVLFIWNEKNQLLLGIRRANRPQTIMPSSVLSSDSMHIGLLAAAAHAAATNSRFTIFYNPRFVSLMQMMKIITLQIIPNLLLFLVNRASPSEFVIPLAKYVKAVYHTRVSVGMRFRMLFETEESSVRRYMGTITGISDLDPVRWSNSHWRSVKVGWDESTAGERQPRVSLWEIEPLTTFPMYPSPFPLRLRRPWPTGLPSLYGLKDGDMGLGSPFMWLQGGLGDQGMQSLNFQGLGVAPWMQPKLDSSIPGLQPELYQAMTSAAFQEMRTMDPSKSSQSLLQFQQTSNVPSAHTSEVHRQVLPQSQPQSTLLQNFQENQVPPQSQLLQQQLHRYHPYSDQRQQQQLKNLPVQQQLPNIISPLSNFASGTQSQSPPMQALATHCQQQSFPEPIRNHISGSDVSPIQSLLGSFSQDGTSQLLNLNGSNSIISSASILPKQMTVESQLPSAAPQCVLPQVENLGTSQSNVSELAALPPFPGREHSAYHGAADPQSNLLFGINIDPSSLMLQNGMSNLRNMGNVNDSLSLPFSASNCGGATGTDFPLSSNMTTSSCMDESGFLQSSENVDQANTPTGTFVKVHKSGSFGRSLDISKFSSYDELRSELARMFGLEGQLEDPKTQRSGWQLVFVDRENDVLLLGDDPWQEFVNNVWYIKILSPLEVQQMGKGVSPSTSAPGHKLSTSGNSCDNYVNQQELRSSRNGMASMGSFHY, encoded by the exons ATGAAGCTTTCTTCTTCTGGATTTAATCAACCGGGGGAGGAAGAAG GGGAGAAAAAATGTTTGAATTCTGAGCTTTGGCATGCATGTGCTGGTCCTCTGGTTTCTCTGCCTCCTGTTGGAAGTCGTGTAGtctactttccccaaggtcacaGTGAGCAG GTTGCTGCTTCAACCAACAGGGAAGTAGATGCACATATTCCTAATTACCCTAACTTGCCACCGCAACTTATCTGTCAGCTTCACAATGTAACAATGCAT GCGGATGCTGAAACAGATGAAGTATATGCACAAATCACTCTGCAACCTCTAAATCCA CAAGAGCAAAAGGAGGTGTATCTTATGCCTGCTGAATTGGGCTCTCCCAACAAGCAACCAACCAACTACTTCTGCAAAACATTAACTGCAAGTGATACCAGCACTCATGGAGGATTTTCTGTTCCTCGAAGAGCAGCTGAAAAAGTCTTCCCTCCTCTT GATTACTCACAGCAACCTCCTGCTCAAGAACTAATTGCCAGAGATCTTCATGATAATGAATGGAAGTTTAGACACATATTTCgag gtcagcccaaaaggcatcttCTCACTACTGGTTGGAGTGTCTTTGTCAGTGCCAAGAGGCTTGTTGCCGGTGATTCAGTCCTTTTCATCTG gaatgaaaaaaatcaattacTTTTGGGCATAAGGCGGGCAAATCGTCCACAGACTATAATGCCATCATCAGTTCTGTCAAGTGATAGCATGCACATTGGTCTTCTTGCTGCTGCAGCTCATGCAGCTGCTACAAACAGTCGCTTTACTATATTCTATAATCCAAGGTTTGTATCTTTAATGCAAATGATGAAAATTATTACCCTACAAATCATACCAAACTTGCTTCTTTTTTTGGTGAATAGGGCAAGCCCATCTGAATTTGTCATTCCTTTGGCCAAGTATGTTAAAGCAGTGTATCATACACGAGTTTCTGTTGGCATGCGATTTAGGATGCTGTTTGAGACAGAAGAATCAAGTGTTCGTCG ATACATGGGTACCATAACTGGTATTAGTGATTTAGATCCGGTCCGCTGGTCAAATTCACACTGGCGTTCTGTGAAG GTTGGCTGGGATGAGTCCACTGCAGGGGAGAGGCAGCCAAGAGTTTCCTTGTGGGAGATTGAACCTTTGACAACATTCCCAATGTATCCATCTCCATTCCCCTTAAGGCTGAGGCGTCCTTGGCCAACGGGCCTACCTTCTTTGTATG GTCTTAAGGATGGAGACATGGGACTTGGTTCTCCATTCATGTGGCTCCAAGGTGGACTTGGGGATCAAGGAATGCAATCTTTAAACTTCCAGGGGCTGGGTGTTGCACCGTGGATGCAACCTAAACTTGACTCTTCTATACCAGGTCTCCAACCAGAGTTATACCAAGCAATGACTTCTGCTGCATTCCAGGAAATGAGGACAATGGATCCTTCAAAATCTTCCCAATCTCTGTTGCAGTTTCAGCAGACTTCAAATGTTCCCAGTGCTCATACCTCTGAGGTACATAGGCAAGTATTACCACAGTCTCAGCCTCAAAGCACCCTTCTACAAAATTTTCAAGAAAACCAAGTGCCTCCTCAGTCACAACTTCTGCAACAGCAGTTGCATCGTTACCACCCATATAGTGATCAGCGGCAACAGCAGCAACTTAAAAATTTGCCTGTTCAGCAGCAGTTACCAAACATCATCTCTCCTTTGTCTAATTTTGCATCAGGTACCCAGTCTCAATCTCCTCCCATGCAAGCTCTTGCTACACATTGCCAGCAGCAGAGTTTTCCTGAACCTATCAGGAATCATATTTCTGGTTCTGATGTTTCCCCTATCCAGAGTCTACTAGGTTCGTTCTCCCAGGATGGAACATCCCAGTTACTTAACTTGAATGGATCCAATTCCATTATATCTTCTGCATCCATCCTACCCAAGCAAATGACAGTTGAATCTCAGCTTCCGTCTGCTGCTCCTCAATGCGTGTTGCCTCAGGTGGAGAACTTGGGAACATCACAATCAAATGTGTCTGAACTTGCTGCTTTGCCTCCATTTCCTGGAAGAGAACATTCTGCATATCATGGTGCTGCTGATCCTCAGAGCAATCTGTTATTTGGAATTAACATTGATCCCTCTTCTCTTATGCTGCAAAATGGCATGTCAAACCTGAGAAATATGGGCAATGTGAATGATTCATTATCATTGCCATTTTCTGCTTCAAATTGTGGAGGTGCTACAGGCACCGATTTCCCCTTAAGTTCAAACATGACAACATCGAGTTGTATGGATGAATCAggcttcttgcagtcttctgaAAATGTAGACCAAGCAAACACACCAACTGGAACCTTTGTTAAG GTTCACAAGTCAGGGTCCTTTGGCAGGTCACTGGACATTTCTAAGTTCAGCAGCTATGATGAGCTGCGTAGTGAGCTTGCTCGCATGTTTGGCCTTGAAGGCCAACTAGAGGACCCTAAGACTCAGAGATCAGGCTGGCAGCTTGTATTTGTAGACCGGGAGAATGATGTTCTTCTTCTTGGTGATGATCCTTGGCA GGAGTTTGTGAACAATGTGTGGTACATAAAAATACTATCTCCACTGGAAGTGCAGCAAATGGGCAAAGGTGTTAGTCCTTCTACTTCTGCCCCAGGTCACAAACTTTCTACCTCTGGCAACTCTTGTGATAATTATGTGAATCAACAAGAGTTGAGAAGTTCCAGAAATGGTATGGCATCAATGGGGTCTTTTCACTACTAG